The DNA segment ACCGATCTGATGCAAAGCACGACCTTGCCACAGCCCTGGGAAAACCGGCGACAGGCACAACTGCTCGATGTCTGGCAGGAACAGGGGCAGAGCAGCAAAGTCATGGTCTGGCTTGCGGGGCAAGAGCAGACTCCAGCGGTGGTCAAGCGTCGCGCGCAACTGGCCCAGTCCATGGGGCGCCGTACCGAAGAACAAACGCTGTGGGAATACCACTATCGTCAGACCGGAGATCTGGCTTCGCTGAATCAGGCCAGTTTCCTCGCTCTCAGCAGCGGTGATCGTGCTCACGCGCAGGAACTGCTGGAAAACGCCTATGACCGCTTCGGTGGTCGCCTGCCGGGCACCGCCCTGCAGCGTCTGGCCGGAATCTACGCGTCATCCAAAGACACCACGCCCGCGCAACAGCGGCGGATGGCATCGCTGATCAGCCAGATCGACGGCGCCAGCCGTGGCCAACTGCTTGCGCAACTGGCGGAAAACGGTCAGTGCGATGTCGTGCAGCAAGCAATTGGCAGCCACCCGCAGGCCGCCGGCGATTATCGTGCGCTCGGCCGCTGTGCAATGCCGGACCGCCCCGGTGAAGCGGTGGTTTATTACCAACAGGCAGAAGGGCTCGGCGACCGCGGCAGCCGTCTGCCACTGGCCTATGCGCTGGAGGCCGCTGGTGACTCCGCTGGTGCCTTGGCGATCTGGCGCAGCATTCCCGTCGCCGAACTCAGCGACAACGCACGTCTGACCGCCAGCCGCAGTGCGCTGAATGCCGGTGATAGCCAGACTGCCGAGGGTTACTGGCAGCAAAGCGCAACTCGCGGCGCCAATGAATGGGCACTCGGCGCAGCGATTGCCGATGCCCGTGGCGACCACGCCCAGGCGTTGCAGCGCCAACGTCAGGCTTTGCAGCAAGCACCGGATGCCGGGCATTTCTATGCCGCTTCCGTCACTGCACAAAAGGCTGGCGACTTGCCGCAAAGCAATGCCTGGCTGGCGGAAGCGGTACGTCGCGATCCGAACAACCCGCGTTATCGCGCCGATTACGGTATGCGCCTGTCCGGCGCGCCGACTCGCGAAGAACGCGCCCGGGCGATTCCGTACCTGCAGCAGGCGACCCGGGATTTCCCCGAGGATTATCGTCTCGGCGAAACCCTGGCCTGGCGCTATGACGAAGTCGAGGACAGCGCCTCGGCGCGCAAGGAATTGCGCCGAATAATCGATCTGGAACAAAACCCGGTAGCCGCCGAAGATGAAGACGGCAGCATGGAAGCCCGGCGCTATCGCCAGCGTCGCGCCCACGAAACGCTCTCACGGCGCGACAGTTTCACCCTCGCCAGCACCTGGTCGCCAGCCGGTGTTTCGACCAACGATTTCCTGCGTGACGACAACACCAAGGGCTCACGCCGCAGCGCCAGTTCGCAGAACGTGCAAGTGGCGATGTGGGACCACGCACTGGGTGAAGAACCCAGCCGCGCGGGAAGCACGCTGTCGGTCTACGGGCGGGTTTTGCTCGGTGGTCAGAGTCGCTCCAGCTACGCCGAGTCCGCCGCAGCGGGTGTCGGCCTGCGCTACAAACCGTGGGGCACGCAGAACATCAACCTCTACGCCGAGATCTACAAGCAGAGCCAGTTCGATGATCAGGACAATCATGGCCTGAGCCTCGGGCAGATGATCAACCCGCATAAATTCTCGGATCAGCTCGACGATCATCGTCAGGACGGCCACACCACTACCGATTACCTGCTGCGCGCCACGGCCTCGTTCCTCGATCAGGGCCAGTACCGCAACGATTGGCGTGTCGATGAAAGCGACTGGGATGAGCGCTTTCTCTATCTTGATGCCGCATGGTGGACCAAGGCTGGCGATCACCAGTGGTTGTCGCGTTTCCAGCAGGGTCATGCGTGGAAGCTGCCGTCCAACGCCGCACAGACGATCATGCCGTATGGCTTCCTCGAATTTGCCAGCCAGGACCCGAGCAACGACTGGCGTCAGGACCTGCGCACCGGTGTCGGTCTGCGCTGGCAATGGTGGTATGACGATGACCGCTACAACGCTTACCGTTCAAAACTGACAGTGCGCACCGAGTACCAGCAATCGCTGGGCGGCAATCTGTATGACGCCGGCAACGGTGTGCTGCTGGGCGTGGAGTGGAATTTCTGATGGCGCGCTGGATACTGTTTTTCTGCCTGATGCTGGGCGCAGTTGTGGCGCGTGCTGACGAGCGCGTGTTTTATCAACCGCTGAATGTCGACGCCAGCCTCAGTCAGGCGCAGTGGCAACAAATCTGGCAAGACACCGCCCGCCAAGGCATCAGCACAGTGATCGTGCAGTGGACCGCTTATGGCGATTCGGACTTTGGCGGCGCCAGTGGCTGGCTCGCCAACAGCCTGAAACTGGCTCGGGAACAGGGTTTGCAACTGGTGCTCGGGCTGAAGATGGATCCGGCCTACTACCAGCGTATCGACGAACTGGATACCGCCGGGCTCGCCACCTACTGGCAGGCACAGTTGGGTCAGTCACTGGCGCAACAGCAAACACTGCGCAAGGACTGGAAATTGCCTGTCAGTGGCTGGTATTTGCCGATGGAACTGGATGACTTCCACTTCCTGGCGGCCGATCGCCGAGCCACGTTGCAACGACAGCTCAAGGCTTTCGCCGGCAAGCTCGACGCACCGCTGCACATCAGTGCGTTCAGCGCCGGCAAACTCGCACCGACGGTCAACGGGCAATGGCTGGGCGAGCTGAGTGGCGCCGATGTTCAGGTGTGGTGGCAGGATGGTGCAGGCACGGGCAAATTGTCACCGCTGGTGCGCAATGGCTATGCCAGCGCTCTGCCCTGCTCCGTGGGTATTGTGCGCGAGGCATTCCGTCAGGTCAGTGCCGAGGGCCAGCCGTTTCGTGCCGAACCTGCGCTGCCCGATGCGGCATCCACCGGCTGTCACGTCAGCGCTGTATTTTCCCTGCGTTACCGCCCTTGGGCTCGGGTGATCCTCGACAACCAGCGCAAACAGCAAGGCAGCAATGTACAGACTCATTGAAGAGCAGGTACAGAAGAAAACTGCGCCCGCCGAGTTGCGGGCCGAGTTCATCCAGCATGAATTCGAACGGCTGCACACGTTCAGTCTGCTGATCTACGCCGCGAGTTTCGCCATCTGGCTGGTGTTCGATCTGGTCGTCAGCTTCCTCGGAGAACAGGGATTCACCTGGCGCTCGATGGCCTTCATCACTTTTTTTCAACGTTGACCGTCGTCATGGGGTTCACCCACAAGACTCGCCATTTCGACGTGATCACGCTGCTGTTCGTACTGGGCCTGACGGTGGGCGTGCGGCTGATCATCACCGGCGTTCCACTCGCGGTTCACAGCTCATGGCTGGTACTCGCCGCGGCGAGCATGCTCTACAGCGTATCGGTGCTGCCACTGAGTCGCTGGGCATTTTTCGCGACGCAAGCCATCATCTGGCTGGTACTCAACCCGTTCATCAATACCCCCACTACCCTTATTGAACTCAGGGGCGTGATGACCGCCTGCTACAGCGTGTTTCTCTGCTCGTTGACGATTTACACCTTCCTCAAACTGCGTGAGGCCAAGCTCTACAACTACATCATGTCCAGGCTGCTGCTGGATCAGGCCTATAACGACACGCTGACCGAAATCCCCAACCGCCGATCGTTCATGACCGTCGCGCAAAACCACCTGAAAACAGTTCCCCGCCAGCATGACCATTACCTGGCGATGATCGACATCGACAACTTCAAAAAAGTGAATGATGTGTACGGTCACGACATTGGTGATGAAGTGCTGAAGCGCGTGGCAGCCGATATCAAAACGGTGATGGCGCAGCACGATTTCGCTCGTCTGGGTGGCGAGGAGTTTGCAATTTATCTGGCGGGTGTGCGGCGCGAGGATGTCGAGGCGCTGGCTGGCGAGTTGTGCCGGGTGGTTCGCGAGCAACCGACACAGCACCCGGTCACGATCAGCATGGGTGTGGCCCGGGTGGAGGATGGCGATACCTTGAATCAGGCACTGGTCAAGGCGGATGACGCGTTGTATGAGTCAAAGCATACGGGCAAGGATCGCTTCACTTTTCACCAGTGATTTTGTGGCGCGGGACAGATTGCATTCGCGAGCAGGCTCGCTCCCACTCTGGAACACATTCCACAGTGGGAGCGAGCCTGCTCGCGAAAGAAGCGCTCAAGGATTACGCGACGTCACGCACCAGCAACACCCGCGTCACCCGTCGTTCTTCCACGGCAACCACGGTCATTTGCCAGCCTTCGTACTGCAGGCGATCACCCTTCATCGGCAAGCGATCCAGCAGGCTCATCACCAGCCCCGCCAACGTCTGATAGTCCTCGGTTGGCTGCGCACCAAAACCCGTGCGTTCTCGCACGCGCATCAGGTTCAGTGCGCCGCTGACGACAAACCCGCCCTGCTCTTCGATCACATCCGGACCCTCGATTTCGCTGGCATCGGGCAATTCGCCGGCAATCGATTCGAGGATATCGGTCATGGTCAACACGCCGACGAAGTCACCGAACTCGTTGACCACGAAAGCGATGTGAGTCGACGCCGCACGCATCTGCTCCAGCGCATTGAGGATCGAATAGCTGTCTAGCAGGTTGATGGTCTTGCGCGCCAAATGCTCCAGGTTCGGCTCGGCACCGGCCAGGTATTCCTTGAGCAGTTCCTTTTTGTGCACGAAGCCCAAGGGCTCATCCACCGCGCCGTTGCGAATCAGCGGCAGACGTGAATACGACGAATGCATCAATTTCGTGCGAATCGTCTCGGCGTCGTCGGCCAGATCGATGGTGTCGACGTCGGCGCGCACGGTCATCAAGTTCCGAATCGGACGTTCGGCCAGTTGCAGCACGCCACTGATCATCACTCGCTCGCGGCGGTCGAACAGCTCCGCGCTCGGTGCTTCGCCGTCATCCAGCAGGTCGGAGATTTCCTCGCCGACCTCCTCCACTTCCAACTTGCGCCCGCCCAGCAGGCGCATCACCGCATGGGCCGTACGCTCACGTATGGGGCGCAGGCCTTGCATCGAACGTTTGCGCCGGGCCCGGGCAATCTGGTTGAACACCTCGATCAGGATCGAGAAACCAATCGCCGCGTACAGATAGCCTTTCGGGATGTGGAAGCCCAAGCCTTCGGCCGTCAGGGCAAAACCGATCATCATCAAGAAGCCCAGACACAGCATGATCACCGTCGGGTGCGCGTTGACGAAGCGGGTCAACGGCTTGCTGGCGACGATCATCAGACCGATGGAAATGATCACCGCGATCATCATCACCGCCAGTTCATCCACCATGCCGACGGCGGTGATTACCGCGTCCAGCGAGAACACCGCGTCGAGCACCACGATCTGCGCCACAATTGGCCAGAACAGCGCGTAAGCGGCGTTACTCGAGCGCTGGCCGACATGGCCTTCGAGTCGTTCGTGCAGCTCCATCGTCGCCTTGAACAGCAGGAACACACCACCGAACAGCATAATCAGGTCACGGCCGGAGAAGCTCTTGTCGAATACCTCGAACAACGGCTGCGTGAGGGTGACCAGCCAGGAAATACTCGCCAACAGGCCCAGGCGCATGATCAGCGCCAGCGACAGGCCGATGATCCGCGCGCGATCGCGCTGATGCGGCGGCAGTTTGTCCGCCAGGATTGCGATAAACACCAGGTTGTCGATACCCAGCACCAGTTCCAGCACGATCAAAGTCAACAAGCCTAACCAGGCCGTGGGATCCGCTAACCATTCCATAAAATGTCTTGATCTCTCTTCAGTGAATTCAGGCTGCCGGGCACGGCAAAGTGCAACGCGAAGGCTCTGATGCCGCGTTGTCAACGATAGTCGGGAGTCGGAAAACCGGATGCTGCGAGTGCGTCAAGACCGCGCCATGGCGCGAAGAGAAAGTACGACTGGGAGGCTCCGAGAGGGTGTTCATGCAAATCCTGAATGAAAAATGGCCTTGGAGCGTACAGGCTCAGGGCACATTTTCTACAGTGGCAAATCATTTCAAAATCTGTAAGAGCACAAGAAATGTGTTTTTCCTGTTGGCCCTTTCGCGAGTAAGCCCGCTCCCACAGGGGTTATTCGTCGGACGCAAGCTCTGAGTTCAAAGAGGGCCAATGTGGGAGCGGGCTTGCTCGCGAAGGGTTCATCAAACGCCACATCATCGCCCGGCGAAACGCAACCGCGACAACTGCCGCAAATCCCCTTCCACGTAATAATCGTTGGTCCAGCTGTCATCCACCGCCAACGGACTCACCTGCTTGAGCTCCAGTTTTTTCGCGAAATAGCGAAAGCGGTAATGCTCATAGAAACGCAGAAGTTCCAGGCCATAGCGGTCAGCCAGATCGGTGTCGCCACGAATGATCAGGAAGTTCTCGTCATTGCCGTTACTGGCTGATGTACTGAGGTTGTGACTGCCGCTGATGATGGTCGGCGCATCGGTGGTGAAGTCGGTGACCACGGCTTTGGTGTGCACCAGCAGGTTGCCCTTCTGGCCTTTCATGCTTTCCTTGAGCCAGCCTTCCAGCCCGGTATTGAGTAATGCCGTGGCGGCGAATTCGGCTGTGCGGTCGGCATGAAACCCGGTGATGCTGCTCGCGGTGTTTTGCAGACCGTAACGCAGGATGTCGTCATGCGGTTTGCCGAGCAGCGCGTTGAGAATCATGTCCGGCAGGGCAAAAGCCGTGACGAACAACACGTCCTTTTTGGCCGCCTCGATGATCTCGACGAACTCACGCAAATCGCCACCACCGCTGCGTGGCGAGAACCCGGCAAACAGCGGCTGCGTTGGGTCCATCGGGTTATGTTGAGTAATCCAGGTACGCGTCGCGCCGACATCGGTGGGGTTGGCCCAGACTTCTTCGAAGGTTTGCAAATAACGCGTGGCAATCGTCACGTCGTCGAGCGTGTGCACCACGTTGGCCTGGCGATACACGCCATTGGCGGTGAAATTGGTACTGCCGCACAGCACCGCCTGCGGTTGGCGCTGCCCGCTGCCATCGACACGGCTGAGGACAATAAATTTATCGTGGAAGATCTCGTGAGTGACGCGAGCGCGCTTGTTTGCCGCCGGCAACTTCGCCAGGTTCGCTTCGTTCAGGGCGGTATCGGAATCATCAGGTCGAGCGTGGTACAGCACACGCACTTGAACCCCGCGGGCGAACGCCGCGTTCACCGCCTCGATGATCGCCTGCAACTGATACTCGTAGATCGCGATATCCAACGCCCAATTGGCGTCGACGGCGCGCTCGATGTACCCGAGCAAACGCTCCAGCAGGCCGTTCTCCAACCACAGGCGCGCCGCGTCGGGCCAGGCTTCGATGGGCAGATTCTTGTTGGCGCTGATTTGTGCGTCGAGGTCGGGAAACTTGCGCTGGAAGGCCTGACTGGCGGCCACGGCGCGGTTGAAGATCACGCTTTGGTTGGCCGGATGACCATCGTCACTGCTGATGCTCAGCTCCAGCGATTCGCCCAGTTGCGGTGCATCCGCCGTGCCGTAGGCCAGATGCACGCGATAGTGCATCGTTGTCCCCGGATCCACCGCGTAATCGGCCCAGCGGAATTTCTGCAAAGGGGCCTTATCGCTGGGCGTGGCGTGATACTGGAGGAAAGTGTGAGCCTTGCCGGGAAACGTCAGGCTGTTGAACAGGAACAACCACGGCCTGTCACCCTGCTGCTTCTCGATGGCGAAGCCGAGCAGGCCTTTGCGTCGGGGCTCGGCGAGGTCCATGGCGAGCAACACGCCGTTGGTGCCGGCGTAAGCTTTGACGCGAAAATCGTCCTGAGGATTGGCGACCAGTACCCGCATGATTCACTCCTTGTGATTGGGCTGGGGTGGAGCATAGAGCAGCGCTGCAAGTTTGGATGATATCCGTTTGAACCGAGGTGACCTCTTCGCGAGCAAGCCCGCTCCCACAGGTCAAGCAGCGTTCACATTCCTTGTAGGAGCGGGCTTGCTCGCGAAGCGGCCCGCTCAGGCATCACAGATCATCAATGTGCCGATAATCCGCATTCAGTGCCGCCGCTAATTCCCGCGCCCGTGCCAATCGGATGGGCCCGCGCTCAATGTCGATCAACAATCCCGGACACTCCAGCGCCGGCATCGACGGCAAGGCTTTCAAACGCCCATCCGTGACCACCAGCAAGCGCTGCTGCTCGGCCGGAAAACGCTTTTGCCGCTGCACCAGCCACTGCTGCGCCTGCGCCAACGCCGCCACCAATGGCGTGCCGCCGCCAGCGCCCAACGCCTCCAGCCAGGTGCGCAAGCCACTCGACGCCTTCAGGCCCTGAACCTGCCATTTCGGCGTGGTACCGCTGGCGGTCAACAGTGCCAGTCGTGCCCGTTGCCGATAAGCGTCATCGAACAATTGTGCGAGCAGGCCTTTGGCATCACTTAACGCCTGATGCCGACGCGTCGAAGCCGACGCATCGACGATCACCAGCCACAACTCATGGGGAGAACGAGTGCGCAACTGGAACTGCAAGTCCTCACGGGTTTGCGGGCGGCCGTTAAGCAGCGTTCCCGGCCAGTTCACCAGGCCGCTGCGCGCGGCATGGCGCTTGCCCTGGCGTCCGTGATCGAGGCGTCCGGCGCGGGGTCTGGCATTCGCCCCCGCATCGGATCGGGGACGAATGCCGATTACTTTTTTGGCCAGCTCGGCACTTCGCGGCGGGCACCGGTGGCCAGTGCCGGGGCGGGCATGTCGCCCCACTGCCCCTGGCCCTCGCTTAGTTCGGCTTGGGTATTGGCTGAGTTCTGCGCGGGAGGCTGCGGGCTGGACGAAGACGATTCACGACGGCGATGACGCAGGGCAAACTCCGCCACCGCGTCGATGTCTTGCTCGGCAATCGCTGCAGCACCGCGCCACGCCGCGTGAGCACGGGCGGCGCGCAGCCAGACCAGATCGGCACGCAAGCCATCGACACCCGCCGCAAAGCAACGCTCGGTGATGCTCGCCAACGCATCGTCGTCCAGCGGAATGCTCGCCAAGGCGATGCGCGCCTGCTCGCAGCGTTCACGCAGCGCTTGCTGCTGTGCTTCCCACTGCGCGCAGAACGCCTGTGGATCGCTGTCGAAATCCAGTCGGCGGCGGATAATCTGCCCGCGTTCGGTCGGCGCGGTGTGGCCGCTGAGGGCGACGTTCAGGCCGAAACGGTCAAGCAGCTGTGGCCGCAATTCGCCCTCTTCCGGGTTCATCGTGCCGATCAAGACGAACCGCGCCGAATGCCGATGGGAGATGCCGTCGCGTTCGATCAGGTTGGTGCCGCTGGCCGCCACATCAAGCAGCAGATCCACCAGATGATCGGGCAGCAGGTTCACTTCATCGACATAGAGCACACCGCCGTCAGCCTTGGCCAATACACCGGGAGAAAACTGCGCACGGCCTGCGCTCAGCGCCGCGTCGAGATCGAGGGTGCCGACCAGACGTTCTTCGGTGGCACCCAGCGGCAAGGTGACGAACTGCCCGCTCGCCAACAGATCGGCGAGGCCACGGGCCAGGGTCGATTTGGCCATGCCGCGCGGGCCTTCGATCAGCACGCCACCGATTTTCGGGTCGATGGCGGTGAGGTATAGCGCAAGTTTCAGGTCATCGGCGCCGACCACGGCGGAGAGCGGGAAATGCGGGGTGTCGGTCATCTTCAATACTCGGTCATGGTCGGAGTGAATGCATTTCAATGTAGGAGTGAGCCTGCTCGCGATAGCGGTGGGTCAGCGACAAATAGGTTTGCTGATACACCGCTATCGCGAGCAGGCTCACTCCTACAAGGGATTGTGGTGTGTCAGGTGTCTTCTTCTATATCCAGCAGCAGATTTTCCAGGGCCTCTTTGTAGACCCCGGGTTCCTGCCACATCCCGCGCTGCTGCGCTTCCAGCATGCGCTCGGTCATGTCGCGCAGCGCATGCGGATTGTGTTCGCGAACAAAATCCCGGGTCGCCGGATCGAGCAAATAAGCGTCGGCCAGCAACGCGTACTGATGATCGTCAATCAGCTGCGTGGTGGCATCGAAGGCGAACAGGTTATCGACCGTCGCCGCCAGCTCGAACGCGCCTTTATAGCCGTGGCGTTTGACCCCGTCGATCCATTTTGGATTGGCCGCCCGCGAGCGGATCACCCGGTTCAGTTCTTCTTTCAGGGTGCGGATTTTCGGCAGATCCGGCTGACTGTGATCGCCGTGATAACTGGCCGCTGCTTCCCCGCGCAGGGTTTCCACCGCCGCGAGCATGCCGCCCTGAAACTGGTAATAGTCGTTGGAGTCGAGCAGGTCATGCTCGCGATTGTCCTGGTTCTGTAGCACCGCCTGCACCTGGCTCAGACGCTGGACGAACTGCTCGCGGGCGGCGGTGCCTTCGTCCGCCCCGCCGTAAGCGTAGGCACCCCAGTTCAGGTAGACCTCGGCCAGATCCTCGCGACTCTGCCACAGGCGCCCGTCGATCGCGCCTTGCACACCGGCGCCGTAAGCCCCGGGCTTGGCGCCGAAGATCCGCCAGCCGGCCTGGCGCCGCGCCGCATCGGCATCCAGCCCGGATTGCAGCAGCGCTTCACGCTCGGCGCGCACTTTCGCCGCCAGCGGATTGAGGTCATCCGGTTCGTCCAGCGCCGCCACCGCTTGC comes from the Pseudomonas sp. RSB 5.4 genome and includes:
- a CDS encoding phage receptor, with the protein product MKPVHRHTLVMGSLLLGLSSAYPLQAAPLSDFEQFRSYPYMDRSYREAKKGNWKEVERLMRHLLEKVPKNDEARALLVDALAKQRRYKDAVEALPERDSAATLDLRLTWIEQDPPSSTQVEQWMATSDLNDRVRLWQAYSLSLAKFGGAAKAHDWLAQLAPRGDDNILRLARANWSEQLRDWSGTIDQLAPLAARKQLDAEGWQRLANAYVQRLDEKPLQQLLQQAPSPDAARKVRLAMVDRAIAMGHDQQAQRWLQSLPAADLADPTQRQRLWELARQTDDVPTVQRLSNDLQRPCLETVDWLSRHDPEAALTQLRSCQPTDDPQAWLVLAQRLQATDLMQSTTLPQPWENRRQAQLLDVWQEQGQSSKVMVWLAGQEQTPAVVKRRAQLAQSMGRRTEEQTLWEYHYRQTGDLASLNQASFLALSSGDRAHAQELLENAYDRFGGRLPGTALQRLAGIYASSKDTTPAQQRRMASLISQIDGASRGQLLAQLAENGQCDVVQQAIGSHPQAAGDYRALGRCAMPDRPGEAVVYYQQAEGLGDRGSRLPLAYALEAAGDSAGALAIWRSIPVAELSDNARLTASRSALNAGDSQTAEGYWQQSATRGANEWALGAAIADARGDHAQALQRQRQALQQAPDAGHFYAASVTAQKAGDLPQSNAWLAEAVRRDPNNPRYRADYGMRLSGAPTREERARAIPYLQQATRDFPEDYRLGETLAWRYDEVEDSASARKELRRIIDLEQNPVAAEDEDGSMEARRYRQRRAHETLSRRDSFTLASTWSPAGVSTNDFLRDDNTKGSRRSASSQNVQVAMWDHALGEEPSRAGSTLSVYGRVLLGGQSRSSYAESAAAGVGLRYKPWGTQNINLYAEIYKQSQFDDQDNHGLSLGQMINPHKFSDQLDDHRQDGHTTTDYLLRATASFLDQGQYRNDWRVDESDWDERFLYLDAAWWTKAGDHQWLSRFQQGHAWKLPSNAAQTIMPYGFLEFASQDPSNDWRQDLRTGVGLRWQWWYDDDRYNAYRSKLTVRTEYQQSLGGNLYDAGNGVLLGVEWNF
- a CDS encoding DUF4434 family protein, whose protein sequence is MARWILFFCLMLGAVVARADERVFYQPLNVDASLSQAQWQQIWQDTARQGISTVIVQWTAYGDSDFGGASGWLANSLKLAREQGLQLVLGLKMDPAYYQRIDELDTAGLATYWQAQLGQSLAQQQTLRKDWKLPVSGWYLPMELDDFHFLAADRRATLQRQLKAFAGKLDAPLHISAFSAGKLAPTVNGQWLGELSGADVQVWWQDGAGTGKLSPLVRNGYASALPCSVGIVREAFRQVSAEGQPFRAEPALPDAASTGCHVSAVFSLRYRPWARVILDNQRKQQGSNVQTH
- a CDS encoding TerC family protein; the protein is MEWLADPTAWLGLLTLIVLELVLGIDNLVFIAILADKLPPHQRDRARIIGLSLALIMRLGLLASISWLVTLTQPLFEVFDKSFSGRDLIMLFGGVFLLFKATMELHERLEGHVGQRSSNAAYALFWPIVAQIVVLDAVFSLDAVITAVGMVDELAVMMIAVIISIGLMIVASKPLTRFVNAHPTVIMLCLGFLMMIGFALTAEGLGFHIPKGYLYAAIGFSILIEVFNQIARARRKRSMQGLRPIRERTAHAVMRLLGGRKLEVEEVGEEISDLLDDGEAPSAELFDRRERVMISGVLQLAERPIRNLMTVRADVDTIDLADDAETIRTKLMHSSYSRLPLIRNGAVDEPLGFVHKKELLKEYLAGAEPNLEHLARKTINLLDSYSILNALEQMRAASTHIAFVVNEFGDFVGVLTMTDILESIAGELPDASEIEGPDVIEEQGGFVVSGALNLMRVRERTGFGAQPTEDYQTLAGLVMSLLDRLPMKGDRLQYEGWQMTVVAVEERRVTRVLLVRDVA
- a CDS encoding phospholipase D-like domain-containing protein translates to MRVLVANPQDDFRVKAYAGTNGVLLAMDLAEPRRKGLLGFAIEKQQGDRPWLFLFNSLTFPGKAHTFLQYHATPSDKAPLQKFRWADYAVDPGTTMHYRVHLAYGTADAPQLGESLELSISSDDGHPANQSVIFNRAVAASQAFQRKFPDLDAQISANKNLPIEAWPDAARLWLENGLLERLLGYIERAVDANWALDIAIYEYQLQAIIEAVNAAFARGVQVRVLYHARPDDSDTALNEANLAKLPAANKRARVTHEIFHDKFIVLSRVDGSGQRQPQAVLCGSTNFTANGVYRQANVVHTLDDVTIATRYLQTFEEVWANPTDVGATRTWITQHNPMDPTQPLFAGFSPRSGGGDLREFVEIIEAAKKDVLFVTAFALPDMILNALLGKPHDDILRYGLQNTASSITGFHADRTAEFAATALLNTGLEGWLKESMKGQKGNLLVHTKAVVTDFTTDAPTIISGSHNLSTSASNGNDENFLIIRGDTDLADRYGLELLRFYEHYRFRYFAKKLELKQVSPLAVDDSWTNDYYVEGDLRQLSRLRFAGR
- a CDS encoding VWA domain-containing protein, yielding MGRHARPGTGHRCPPRSAELAKKVIGIRPRSDAGANARPRAGRLDHGRQGKRHAARSGLVNWPGTLLNGRPQTREDLQFQLRTRSPHELWLVIVDASASTRRHQALSDAKGLLAQLFDDAYRQRARLALLTASGTTPKWQVQGLKASSGLRTWLEALGAGGGTPLVAALAQAQQWLVQRQKRFPAEQQRLLVVTDGRLKALPSMPALECPGLLIDIERGPIRLARARELAAALNADYRHIDDL
- a CDS encoding AAA family ATPase → MTDTPHFPLSAVVGADDLKLALYLTAIDPKIGGVLIEGPRGMAKSTLARGLADLLASGQFVTLPLGATEERLVGTLDLDAALSAGRAQFSPGVLAKADGGVLYVDEVNLLPDHLVDLLLDVAASGTNLIERDGISHRHSARFVLIGTMNPEEGELRPQLLDRFGLNVALSGHTAPTERGQIIRRRLDFDSDPQAFCAQWEAQQQALRERCEQARIALASIPLDDDALASITERCFAAGVDGLRADLVWLRAARAHAAWRGAAAIAEQDIDAVAEFALRHRRRESSSSSPQPPAQNSANTQAELSEGQGQWGDMPAPALATGARREVPSWPKK